From the genome of Candidatus Electrothrix communis, one region includes:
- a CDS encoding leucyl aminopeptidase, whose product MIFELNQKEPEMFSGDLLVYFIREIESKIVPCPSKAVRRELKHAWKSGDFTGKKGQVFLFYPSAAARNPAAYRVLAVGLGKAADESDKNVLREQIRLAAGTAVQQAAGLKVKSLMAVLPEKTGLEDSEVAECLTEGLILGSYRFDKYKSKQEDQDEQVEIEAFSLQVGTLNSKAVQAGMSLGKKAATAACRARDMANEPGNGWPPSKFAEFARRLARKHKLSCEIIEKAAMKKLGMGGILGVNQGSALPPKLVILKYEGGSKKTDPTLMLVGKGLTFDSGGISLKPGLGMQDMKYDMCGGAAVICAMQAIAQERPKGINVVALVPSTENLPASTALKPGDIITHYNGKTSEIINTDAEGRLILADALAYGIEQYAPDAVIDLATLTGAVIIGLGHHRTGLLATDDSLADQLLAAGDRAGEPLWRLPLGPEYSEQIKSQVADIKNTGGRGAGSITAAAYLQEFVGDTPWAHLDIAGTAWNFTEKSYIPKGPSGIAVRTLVDLVRHWQGKKKEG is encoded by the coding sequence ATGATATTTGAGCTGAATCAGAAAGAACCAGAGATGTTCAGCGGAGATCTGCTGGTCTATTTTATTCGAGAAATCGAGAGCAAGATCGTACCATGCCCGTCCAAGGCCGTGCGCAGAGAGTTGAAACATGCCTGGAAGAGTGGTGATTTCACAGGAAAGAAGGGGCAGGTCTTTTTGTTTTATCCCTCAGCAGCAGCAAGGAATCCTGCGGCCTACCGGGTGCTGGCGGTTGGTTTAGGAAAGGCGGCTGATGAGAGCGATAAAAACGTCCTGCGTGAGCAGATCCGATTGGCTGCCGGAACAGCTGTCCAGCAGGCAGCAGGCCTGAAGGTCAAGAGCTTGATGGCTGTCCTGCCGGAAAAAACCGGGTTGGAGGATAGCGAGGTCGCGGAATGCCTGACCGAGGGCCTGATTCTTGGCAGTTATCGGTTTGATAAGTACAAGAGCAAACAAGAAGACCAGGATGAACAAGTCGAGATAGAAGCCTTTTCCCTTCAGGTCGGTACGCTGAACTCCAAGGCGGTACAAGCGGGCATGAGCCTGGGCAAGAAGGCCGCCACTGCTGCCTGTCGGGCCAGAGATATGGCCAATGAACCGGGCAACGGTTGGCCGCCTTCGAAATTTGCTGAATTTGCCCGGCGACTCGCGCGCAAGCATAAGCTCTCCTGCGAGATTATTGAAAAAGCTGCCATGAAAAAACTGGGCATGGGCGGTATCCTGGGCGTGAATCAGGGCTCTGCTCTGCCACCCAAGCTGGTGATTCTGAAATATGAGGGTGGGAGCAAGAAAACAGATCCGACCCTGATGCTGGTGGGTAAGGGGCTGACCTTTGATTCAGGCGGTATCAGTCTCAAGCCGGGTCTGGGAATGCAGGATATGAAGTACGATATGTGTGGCGGTGCTGCGGTTATTTGTGCCATGCAGGCCATTGCCCAGGAGCGCCCCAAAGGCATCAATGTGGTGGCCTTGGTGCCGTCCACGGAAAATTTACCTGCCTCCACGGCTCTCAAGCCGGGTGATATCATCACCCATTATAACGGCAAGACCTCGGAAATTATTAATACCGATGCCGAAGGCCGTCTGATTCTGGCCGATGCCCTGGCTTACGGCATTGAGCAATATGCACCGGATGCGGTGATTGATCTGGCAACCCTGACAGGGGCGGTTATTATTGGCTTGGGCCATCATCGCACCGGGTTGCTGGCTACGGATGATAGCTTGGCGGATCAGCTGCTGGCTGCCGGAGATCGGGCCGGGGAGCCCCTCTGGCGTTTGCCCCTAGGGCCTGAATATTCCGAGCAGATTAAATCCCAGGTGGCGGACATCAAAAATACCGGGGGTAGGGGAGCAGGGAGCATCACTGCTGCGGCCTATCTTCAGGAGTTTGTCGGGGATACGCCTTGGGCCCATCTTGACATTGCCGGAACAGCCTGGAATTTTACCGAGAAAAGCTATATTCCCAAGGGACCGTCCGGGATCGCTGTGCGTACTCTAGTGGATCTTGTCCGGCATTGGCAGGGGAAGAAGAAGGAAGGGTGA
- a CDS encoding Rpn family recombination-promoting nuclease/putative transposase has protein sequence MAKRRLISFDWAMKKLLRSKANFEILEGFLSELLKEDVCILEILESEGNKEDKRDKFNRVDLKVKDRNGEIIIIEVQYEREFDYLQRILFGASKAITEHLHESDPYSKTVKVISVNILYFDLGQGDDYVYVGTTSFQGLHTRDLLQLSEEQCDLYGTDEIHEIFPEYYLIKVNRFNDIAKDSLDEWIYFLKNEEIKEGFKAKGLKKAKQELDILKLPEQERLAYEQYRENLHYRASMLESSYTVGIRKGEKKKALEIAKNLLDVLDNKTIARKTGLPEEEIERLRQE, from the coding sequence ATGGCAAAAAGAAGGTTGATCAGCTTTGACTGGGCCATGAAAAAGCTCCTGAGAAGCAAGGCCAATTTTGAGATTTTGGAAGGGTTTCTCAGCGAGTTACTGAAAGAGGATGTTTGCATCCTGGAAATTCTTGAAAGCGAAGGAAATAAAGAAGATAAGCGCGATAAGTTCAATAGGGTTGATTTGAAGGTCAAAGACCGGAATGGTGAAATAATCATTATTGAAGTTCAGTATGAGCGTGAATTTGATTACTTGCAGAGGATTCTTTTCGGAGCATCCAAGGCGATCACCGAACATCTACACGAAAGTGACCCGTATTCAAAAACCGTCAAAGTCATCTCCGTTAATATTCTGTACTTCGACCTCGGCCAAGGGGATGATTATGTATATGTAGGAACAACATCATTTCAGGGGCTGCATACCCGAGATCTTCTCCAGCTTTCTGAGGAGCAGTGTGATCTCTACGGAACAGATGAAATCCACGAAATTTTTCCAGAATATTACCTGATCAAGGTGAACAGGTTTAATGATATTGCCAAGGACTCGCTGGATGAATGGATTTATTTTTTGAAAAATGAGGAGATCAAAGAGGGATTCAAGGCCAAGGGGCTGAAAAAAGCCAAACAGGAGCTAGATATCCTCAAATTGCCAGAACAGGAACGCCTTGCCTATGAACAGTACAGGGAAAACCTTCATTATCGGGCGAGCATGCTGGAATCTTCGTACACAGTTGGTATCAGAAAAGGCGAGAAAAAGAAGGCGTTGGAGATTGCGAAAAATTTACTTGATGTGCTTGATAATAAAACTATAGCCCGAAAAACAGGCCTGCCTGAGGAGGAGATTGAACGCTTACGGCAAGAATAA
- the fbp gene encoding class 1 fructose-bisphosphatase, whose protein sequence is MPKRKGITVSRQLMDSQQMHPEATGELTGLLNELIVAAKIISAEVNMAGLAGILGQSGKTNVQGEEVQKLDDFANRTLKRRMEQCGYVCIMGSEEDDGVIPVLDGYEGKYTLAFDPLDGSSNIDVNVSIGTIFSVHRRKSEGKQGEMSDLLQKGSEQVAAGYIIYGSSTVLVYTTGHGDGVHGFTLDPSVGEFFLSHPDITIPEKAKYYSINEAYSRYWHDDTTAYIDKLKEMDEQGERSYSLRYIGSLVADFHRNLIQGGVFLYPRDKKSTDKPDGKLRLLYEAAPLAMIAEEAGGMAITDDGRRILDIEPKDLHQRVALVIGSRDEVALAEEYFKKG, encoded by the coding sequence ATGCCGAAAAGAAAAGGTATTACAGTCAGCAGGCAGCTCATGGACAGCCAGCAGATGCACCCAGAGGCAACAGGGGAACTCACTGGCCTGCTTAATGAACTGATCGTGGCAGCAAAGATCATCAGTGCCGAGGTCAATATGGCCGGTCTTGCTGGTATTTTGGGGCAGTCGGGCAAGACCAATGTGCAGGGTGAGGAGGTGCAGAAGCTTGATGACTTCGCCAACCGGACCCTCAAACGACGGATGGAGCAATGCGGTTATGTCTGCATTATGGGCTCGGAAGAGGATGACGGGGTGATTCCAGTCCTGGATGGTTACGAGGGCAAGTACACCCTGGCCTTTGACCCTCTGGACGGTTCTTCCAATATTGATGTCAATGTCAGTATCGGCACGATCTTCTCTGTCCATCGCCGGAAAAGTGAAGGCAAACAGGGTGAGATGTCTGATCTGCTGCAAAAGGGAAGTGAGCAGGTGGCAGCTGGGTATATCATCTACGGCTCCAGCACGGTCTTGGTCTATACCACCGGTCATGGTGACGGGGTGCATGGCTTTACCCTTGATCCCAGCGTGGGTGAGTTTTTTCTCTCCCATCCAGATATCACTATTCCTGAGAAGGCAAAGTATTACAGCATTAATGAGGCCTACTCACGGTATTGGCATGATGACACTACTGCCTACATCGACAAACTGAAAGAGATGGATGAGCAGGGCGAGCGTTCCTATAGCCTGCGCTATATAGGTTCGCTGGTGGCGGATTTTCATCGGAATCTGATCCAAGGCGGTGTTTTTCTTTATCCTCGGGATAAAAAGAGTACGGATAAACCAGATGGTAAGCTCCGCCTGCTCTACGAGGCTGCCCCGCTTGCCATGATTGCGGAAGAGGCCGGGGGCATGGCCATTACCGATGACGGACGCCGTATCCTGGATATTGAGCCGAAAGATTTGCACCAGCGGGTGGCCTTGGTTATCGGGTCTCGTGATGAGGTTGCTTTGGCGGAGGAGTATTTTAAGAAGGGCTGA